In Nitrospira sp., one genomic interval encodes:
- a CDS encoding IS3 family transposase (programmed frameshift): protein MKRTRRNHGATFKAQVALAAVKGDKTVAELAEQFRVHPTQITEWKQQLLARAADVFGGSKPPSEAPDLKTLHAKIGQLTLENDFLGRRAHQGGLAERKAMSDRTHPLPIGRQCQVLQLARSTAYYQSKPVSAATLALMRRIDELHLQYPFAGARMLRDLLRQEGHAIGRRQVATLMRRMGIAAIYRKPRTSQRHPAHRIYPYLLRQLTITRPNHVWASDITYIPMRRGFVYLCAILDWASRRVLAWRLSNTLTTDFCVEAVREAVTRYGTPEIFNTDQGCQFTSQEFTGFLKDQGIQISMDGTGRWRDNVFVERLWRSLKYEEVYLHAYETVRDAQDGMVRYLTFYNQLRPHRALDGRTPDRVYWESVPARPTAA from the exons ATGAAGAGGACGAGACGGAACCACGGAGCGACCTTTAAGGCCCAGGTGGCCTTGGCCGCAGTCAAAGGTGACAAGACGGTGGCCGAGTTGGCCGAGCAGTTCAGGGTCCATCCCACCCAGATCACCGAATGGAAGCAACAGCTGCTGGCTCGGGCGGCGGATGTGTTTGGCGGCTCAAAACCGCCGTCGGAGGCGCCGGATCTCAAGACCCTGCATGCCAAGATCGGGCAACTGACCCTCGAGAATGATTTTTTAG GAAGGCGCGCTCACCAAGGCGGGCTTGCTGAGCGCAAAGCGATGAGTGATCGCACCCATCCATTACCGATCGGGCGACAATGCCAGGTGCTGCAGCTGGCCCGGTCGACCGCGTACTACCAATCGAAGCCTGTCTCCGCCGCGACGCTGGCACTCATGCGCCGGATCGACGAGCTCCATCTGCAGTATCCGTTTGCTGGCGCTCGCATGCTGCGGGATTTGTTACGGCAGGAGGGCCATGCCATTGGGAGACGACAGGTCGCGACGCTGATGCGACGGATGGGCATCGCGGCGATCTATCGGAAGCCGAGGACCAGCCAGCGGCATCCTGCCCATCGGATTTATCCCTATCTGCTGCGTCAGCTGACGATCACGCGGCCGAATCATGTGTGGGCGTCTGATATCACGTACATTCCGATGCGGCGTGGCTTCGTGTATTTATGCGCGATTCTCGATTGGGCCAGTCGCCGGGTGTTGGCGTGGCGGCTGTCCAACACGTTGACCACAGACTTCTGCGTGGAGGCGGTACGGGAGGCAGTCACCCGGTATGGCACACCCGAGATCTTCAACACGGATCAAGGCTGCCAGTTCACCAGCCAGGAATTCACCGGGTTTCTCAAAGACCAGGGTATCCAGATCAGTATGGATGGGACGGGACGGTGGCGGGACAATGTGTTTGTCGAACGGCTGTGGCGGAGCCTCAAATACGAAGAGGTCTATCTGCACGCGTACGAGACCGTCCGAGACGCCCAGGACGGGATGGTACGGTATCTGACCTTCTATAATCAGCTCAGGCCGCATCGCGCGCTTGACGGACGCACGCCCGATCGCGTGTACTGGGAGAGCGTGCCTGCACGGCCTACGGCCGCGTAG